The Methylosinus sp. H3A genome has a segment encoding these proteins:
- a CDS encoding DUF6481 family protein, which translates to MAIFKNAGFDERRSAAEAAKKAKLEKFRALTAQINEGAAERLMARQAILAAREARAEEREAARLAAEARAAEDRAARETVLQAEQAERDARAAEQAEREVASAAERKAARDARYAARKARK; encoded by the coding sequence ATGGCCATTTTTAAGAACGCCGGTTTTGACGAGCGCCGAAGCGCCGCCGAGGCGGCGAAAAAAGCAAAGCTGGAAAAATTTCGCGCCTTGACGGCCCAGATCAACGAGGGCGCGGCCGAGCGGCTGATGGCCCGGCAGGCGATCCTCGCCGCGCGCGAGGCGCGAGCCGAAGAACGCGAAGCCGCCCGCCTCGCCGCCGAAGCCCGCGCGGCGGAAGACCGAGCCGCGCGCGAAACGGTCCTCCAGGCGGAGCAGGCGGAACGCGACGCGAGAGCCGCCGAGCAGGCGGAGCGTGAAGTTGCGTCCGCGGCCGAACGCAAGGCCGCCAGAGACGCACGCTACGCCGCCCGAAAGGCCCGAAAATAG